A DNA window from Thalassospiraceae bacterium LMO-JJ14 contains the following coding sequences:
- a CDS encoding division plane positioning ATPase MipZ gives MTASHAHVIVVGNEKGGSGKSTTSMHLAIALMMQGYSVATIDVDGRQGTLSRYIANREMFNKKLGRDYPLPEHHRMTAHQFEGMNDAEQAAEAERLQLLIEGACFNHDIVIIDTPGAANKLSFMAHTYADTLITPLNDSFVDLDGLAHMDGQSAEIKGPSHYAEAIWEAKKIKATRDGGSIDWVVMRNRLTNLDAYNKREVERAIRDLSKRLGFRVLPGFSERVIFRELFLVGLTILDLKHAAGGAPLSRSHIAARDEVFSIVDGLSLPGVPVREQTAHG, from the coding sequence GTGACAGCTTCACATGCGCACGTGATTGTCGTCGGGAACGAAAAGGGCGGCAGCGGCAAGTCGACGACATCCATGCATCTGGCGATTGCGCTGATGATGCAGGGCTACAGCGTCGCCACCATCGATGTCGATGGCCGGCAGGGGACGCTGAGCCGCTATATCGCCAACCGTGAGATGTTCAACAAGAAGCTCGGCCGGGATTATCCGTTGCCGGAGCATCACCGCATGACGGCGCATCAATTCGAAGGTATGAACGATGCCGAGCAGGCCGCCGAGGCCGAGCGTCTGCAGCTTTTGATCGAAGGCGCATGTTTCAACCATGACATTGTGATCATCGATACACCGGGTGCGGCGAACAAACTCTCGTTCATGGCGCATACGTATGCCGACACGCTGATCACGCCGCTCAACGACAGCTTTGTCGACCTCGACGGGTTGGCGCATATGGATGGGCAGAGTGCCGAGATCAAGGGGCCGAGCCACTACGCCGAGGCGATCTGGGAAGCGAAGAAGATCAAAGCCACGCGCGACGGCGGCTCCATCGACTGGGTCGTGATGCGCAACCGTCTGACGAATCTCGATGCCTATAACAAACGCGAAGTCGAGCGCGCGATCCGCGATCTGTCAAAACGGCTGGGATTTCGGGTTCTGCCGGGTTTTTCCGAGCGCGTCATTTTCCGCGAGCTTTTCCTCGTCGGCCTGACGATCCTCGATCTGAAACATGCTGCCGGCGGTGCACCGCTCAGCCGTTCGCACATAGCCGCGCGCGATGAAGTGTTCTCGATCGTCGACGGATTGTCGCTGCCCGGCGTGCCGGTACGCGAACAGACCGCGCACGGCTGA
- a CDS encoding molybdopterin oxidoreductase family protein, producing MAPFDDQPHWLRSACPHDCPSTCALEVEKIAPDRIGKVRGNAMNDYTDGVICAKVAAYRERVHHPDRLTQPLRRVGAKGEAKFEPVSWDDALDIVAEAFTKAELKHGPETIWPYHFAGTMGLVQRDIIHGFRHALGYSREDETICVATAVSGWTAGTGKVWGSDPREIAVSDMVVVWGGNPVATQVNVMTHVAKARKNRGAKLYVVDPYRTPTARQADVHLCLKPGTDGALACAVMHVLFRDGYADRAYMAQYTDVPGELEAHLKSRDPAWASEITGLSVEEIESFARAYGETERAYIRVGYGFTRSRNGSANMHAVSCLPAVAGKWKYEGGGAMHSNRHMFGVNQTLVRGLDLVDPSKRTLDMSRIGRILLGEEESLLGGPPVTAMIMQNINPAEVAPETRRVVEGLMREDLFTCVHEQFPTATTAYADIVLPATTFLEHDDLYQGSGHLYLQVAKRVIEPVGESRCNVDVLSALAKRLGSDYELFDLSPWEIIDRSLRATGHPGADEVHAAGWVDCSISFDDAHFLNGFHTPDRKFHFKPDWSRIGAAHEAMPVLPDHLDVIDVATPEKPFRLVAAPARRFLNTSFTETPSSVKKEGRPTALLHPDAMAGLGLADDDEVTLGNDLGEVTVHAKTFDGLQPDTVVVEGIWPNKHFKNGLGINVLISADRAYPNGGAVFHDTAVWVRAG from the coding sequence ATGGCACCTTTTGACGATCAACCGCATTGGCTCCGCAGCGCTTGTCCGCACGACTGTCCGTCGACGTGCGCGCTGGAAGTCGAGAAAATCGCCCCCGACCGTATCGGCAAGGTTCGCGGCAACGCCATGAACGACTACACCGACGGCGTGATCTGCGCCAAAGTCGCGGCGTATCGTGAGCGTGTGCATCATCCTGACCGCCTGACGCAACCGTTGCGCCGTGTCGGCGCCAAGGGTGAGGCGAAGTTCGAGCCGGTCAGCTGGGACGATGCTTTGGACATTGTCGCCGAAGCATTCACCAAAGCCGAACTGAAGCACGGCCCCGAAACCATCTGGCCGTATCATTTCGCCGGCACCATGGGCCTGGTACAGCGTGACATTATTCACGGCTTCCGCCACGCGCTCGGATATTCCCGCGAGGACGAAACGATCTGCGTCGCTACCGCCGTATCCGGCTGGACCGCCGGGACCGGCAAGGTGTGGGGCTCCGATCCCCGCGAAATCGCGGTTTCCGACATGGTCGTCGTGTGGGGCGGCAATCCGGTCGCGACCCAGGTCAATGTGATGACACATGTGGCAAAGGCCAGGAAGAACCGGGGCGCGAAGCTGTATGTCGTCGACCCGTACCGCACGCCGACGGCACGCCAGGCGGACGTGCACCTGTGTCTAAAGCCGGGCACCGACGGTGCGCTGGCCTGTGCCGTGATGCATGTGCTGTTTCGTGACGGCTACGCCGATCGCGCATACATGGCGCAATATACGGATGTTCCCGGTGAGCTTGAGGCGCACCTGAAATCGCGCGATCCCGCATGGGCATCGGAAATCACCGGCCTGAGCGTCGAGGAAATCGAGAGCTTTGCCCGCGCTTATGGCGAGACGGAACGAGCTTATATCCGTGTCGGATACGGCTTTACCCGCTCGCGCAACGGCTCAGCGAACATGCATGCGGTGTCCTGTCTGCCGGCCGTTGCCGGTAAATGGAAATACGAAGGCGGCGGTGCCATGCATTCGAACCGCCATATGTTCGGTGTCAATCAGACCCTGGTGCGCGGACTCGATCTGGTCGACCCGTCGAAGCGTACGCTCGATATGTCACGTATCGGCCGCATTCTGCTGGGCGAGGAAGAAAGCCTTTTGGGCGGCCCGCCGGTGACGGCGATGATCATGCAGAACATCAACCCCGCCGAGGTCGCACCGGAAACACGGCGTGTTGTCGAGGGGCTGATGCGCGAGGACCTGTTTACCTGCGTGCACGAACAGTTCCCGACGGCGACGACAGCCTATGCCGACATCGTATTGCCGGCGACGACGTTCCTTGAACACGACGATCTGTATCAGGGCAGCGGGCATCTTTACCTGCAGGTCGCCAAACGCGTCATCGAGCCGGTCGGCGAATCCCGCTGTAACGTCGATGTGCTGTCGGCGCTGGCCAAGCGCCTTGGTTCCGATTACGAGTTGTTCGATCTGAGCCCTTGGGAGATTATCGACCGCTCGCTCCGTGCCACGGGACATCCCGGTGCCGACGAAGTGCATGCGGCAGGCTGGGTCGATTGTTCGATCAGTTTCGACGATGCACATTTTCTGAACGGGTTTCATACCCCGGACCGTAAGTTCCATTTCAAGCCGGACTGGTCGCGCATCGGCGCGGCGCATGAAGCCATGCCCGTATTGCCGGACCATCTCGACGTCATCGACGTGGCGACCCCGGAAAAGCCGTTCCGCCTGGTCGCTGCACCGGCGCGCCGGTTCCTGAACACGTCATTCACGGAAACCCCGTCATCCGTGAAGAAGGAAGGCCGACCGACGGCGCTGCTTCATCCAGACGCCATGGCCGGCCTCGGTCTGGCGGACGATGACGAGGTTACCCTCGGCAACGATCTCGGCGAAGTGACGGTGCACGCCAAAACCTTCGACGGGCTGCAACCCGATACGGTGGTTGTCGAAGGGATATGGCCAAACAAACATTTCAAAAACGGCCTCGGCATTAACGTCTTGATAAGTGCTGATCGGGCATACCCGAATGGCGGTGCTGTATTCCACGATACGGCTGTGTGGGTGCGCGCCGGATAA